Proteins encoded within one genomic window of Triticum aestivum cultivar Chinese Spring chromosome 2D, IWGSC CS RefSeq v2.1, whole genome shotgun sequence:
- the LOC123053524 gene encoding galactose mutarotase, producing the protein MARAPVFPALLCLAVLALAGGADARKMVGVYELKRGDFSVKMTNWGATIMSILVPDSKGNLADVVLGMDTLAEYVNDTSYFGPLNGRVAQRMARGRFVLDGKVYHTYINDGKNAIHGGKRGFSKVIWTVKEYVAGGDSPYITMYYRSFDGEQGFPGDLDVYATYQLTGPYELSIRTNATALNKATPVNFLQHVYLNLGGEGSGDILGHTLQLSASRYTPLDVEMLPSSGRVDPVAGTSYDFRTPTPIGARIRQVMGGKVYGYDINYVIDGEGMRKVAAVRDGKSGRALELWANQPAMQLYTGNFLNHTKGKGGKLYEQYGGFCLETQAYPDAVNHPEFPSVTVRPGQVYKHDMRFTFSF; encoded by the exons ATGGCGAGGGCTCCTGTGTTTCCGGCGCTCCTGTGCCTCGCGGTCCTCGCGCTGGCCGGCGGCGCCGACGCGAGGAAGATGGTCGGCGTGTACGAGCTCAAGAGAGGGGATTTCTCCGTCAAGATGACCAACTGGGGCGCCACCATCATGTCGATCCTCGTCCCTGATTCCAAAG GGAATTTGGCTGATGTTGTGCTGGGCATGGACACCCTCGCTGAGTATGTT AATGATACCTCTTACTTTGGGCCGCTGAATGGGAGGGTGGCGCAGAGAATGGCCAGGGGCCGCTTCGTCCTCGACGGCAAAGTGTACCATACCTACATCAACGACGGAAAGAACGCAATTCATG GTGGCAAAAGGGGGTTCAGCAAGGTCATATGGACGGTGAAGGAGTACGTCGCCGGCGGCGACTCCCCATACATCACCATGTACTACCGCAGCTTCGACGGAGAGCAAG GATTCCCCGGAGACCTGGACGTGTACGCGACGTACCAGCTGACGGGCCCGTACGAGCTGAGCATCCGCACGAACGCGACGGCGCTGAACAAGGCGACGCCGGTGAACTTCCTGCAGCACGTGTACCTGAACCTGGGCGGGGAGGGCAGCGGCGATATCCTGGGCCACACGCTCCAGCTCTCCGCGTCCCGGTACACCCCGCTGGACGTGGAGATGCTCCCGTCGTCGGGCCGCGTCGACCCCGTGGCCGGCACGAGCTACGACTTCCGCACGCCGACGCCCATCGGCGCGCGCATCCGGCAGGTCATGGGCGGCAAAGTCTACGGGTACGACATCAACTACGTCATCGACGGGGAAGGCATGCGGAAGGTGGCGGCGGTCCGGGACGGCAAGTCCGGGCGCGCGCTGGAGCTGTGGGCCAACCAGCCGGCCATGCAGCTCTACACCGGAAACTTCCTGAACCACACCAAGGGGAAGGGCGGCAAGCTGTACGAGCAGTACGGCGGGTTTTGCCTTGAGACCCAGGCGTACCCGGACGCCGTGAACCACCCCGAGTTCCCGTCGGTGACGGTGAGGCCCGGCCAGGTGTACAAGCACGACATGCGCTTCACGTTCTCCTTCTAG